A window of the Sulfurihydrogenibium sp. genome harbors these coding sequences:
- a CDS encoding endonuclease: protein MILKDVYNKLLEKYGYQNWWPVHEGQNSIVEITFGAVLTQNTSWKNVEKALENLIKHNMLDFEKVYCSDIEFLKELIRPVGFYNQKAKTLKAVSKLFLEKPHKDITREDLLSIKGVGKETTDSILLYALNKPYFVIDTYTKRFFSRLGLVSDKIDYDSLQSFITQNIEKDLEVYKEFHALIVKHCKELCTKKPKCEICFFKCEVNNTEGLKIEKRANN from the coding sequence ATGATTTTAAAAGATGTGTATAATAAGCTTTTAGAGAAGTACGGATATCAAAATTGGTGGCCTGTTCATGAAGGACAAAATAGTATTGTGGAAATAACCTTTGGAGCCGTTTTGACACAAAATACTTCTTGGAAAAATGTTGAAAAAGCTTTAGAAAATCTAATAAAACATAACATGCTGGACTTTGAAAAGGTCTACTGCTCAGATATAGAATTTTTAAAAGAACTAATAAGACCGGTTGGATTCTATAATCAAAAAGCAAAAACATTAAAAGCTGTATCAAAGCTATTTTTAGAAAAGCCTCACAAAGACATTACGAGAGAAGATTTATTAAGCATTAAAGGAGTAGGAAAAGAAACGACTGATTCAATACTACTTTACGCACTTAACAAACCATATTTTGTAATAGATACATACACAAAAAGATTTTTTAGCAGACTTGGCTTAGTAAGTGATAAAATAGATTATGATAGTTTGCAAAGTTTTATAACACAGAATATAGAAAAGGACTTAGAGGTTTATAAAGAATTTCACGCTTTAATAGTAAAACATTGTAAAGAGTTATGCACTAAAAAGCCAAAATGTGAAATTTGTTTTTTCAAATGTGAGGTAAATAATACGGAGGGGTTAAAAATTGAGAAGAGAGCCAATAATTAA
- a CDS encoding EAL domain-containing protein, whose protein sequence is MRREPIIKYENDKFSIYGYEILADFPQLIINEDIDFRTFKLNLDLLKEELKTSNVHYHLNLSGKTILKYKEEILKELSKIENKEKVIIELLEDDAPEAEKILNFFLANNIKVSLDDFGTVSSNFDRLIKYKDVVESIKIDRILWVNMLNVVKEIVSFCSENNVNVIFEKVETKEEINDLINIGGRLFQGWYFKENFLTKDALEKAEVKIDDNLLIEFFKKAIEISQNKQNLNDIIRTFEILVIAHSLNVNFNSEEFLKLKEKFLKENVFNNREVCVVDKKLKQIIKILLAENQDYLRSLEESLKILRFYLTTDSNDMKIYNTLRKLINKSTNLLTQLKESLTEIEVLDLKTFESNNKEFLDRKKFEVDIRFYFNKYKKENKSFVAGLIYIESLKDILSNYGYSAYTKAFIKAMNAIRNSIGKEDTVAVIDNNTFGIIYEGNSPLKLKKLKDRVSNVEIQIDKVFEVLKVMACGTMPRSDDKNAEDLISRLYGLHYEIFSFKNRDFIFE, encoded by the coding sequence TTGAGAAGAGAGCCAATAATTAAGTATGAGAATGATAAATTCAGCATTTATGGATACGAAATCCTCGCAGATTTTCCTCAGTTAATTATTAACGAAGATATTGACTTTAGAACTTTTAAATTAAACCTTGATTTATTGAAAGAAGAGCTGAAAACATCAAACGTTCATTATCACTTGAATCTATCTGGCAAAACTATATTAAAGTATAAAGAAGAAATACTAAAAGAATTATCGAAAATTGAAAACAAAGAAAAAGTAATAATAGAGCTTTTAGAAGACGATGCTCCGGAAGCAGAAAAAATCTTAAACTTTTTCTTAGCTAATAATATCAAAGTATCTCTTGATGATTTTGGAACAGTATCGTCAAACTTTGACAGACTTATCAAATATAAAGATGTTGTTGAAAGTATTAAAATAGATAGAATTTTATGGGTGAATATGTTGAATGTTGTAAAAGAGATAGTAAGCTTTTGCAGTGAAAACAATGTTAATGTAATTTTTGAAAAGGTGGAAACAAAAGAAGAAATAAATGATCTAATTAACATAGGTGGTAGACTTTTTCAAGGCTGGTACTTTAAAGAAAATTTTCTAACAAAAGATGCTTTAGAAAAAGCCGAAGTTAAGATAGATGACAACTTACTCATTGAATTTTTCAAAAAAGCTATCGAAATTTCCCAAAATAAACAAAATTTAAACGATATTATCAGAACATTTGAAATCCTTGTCATTGCCCATTCCTTGAACGTAAATTTCAATAGCGAAGAATTTCTTAAACTAAAAGAAAAATTTTTGAAAGAAAACGTTTTTAACAATCGAGAAGTTTGCGTTGTTGATAAAAAACTAAAGCAAATTATAAAGATTTTATTGGCAGAAAATCAAGACTATTTAAGGTCTTTGGAAGAAAGTCTAAAAATCCTAAGATTTTATCTAACCACAGATAGCAACGATATGAAAATCTATAACACTTTAAGAAAGCTTATAAATAAATCTACCAACCTTTTAACACAGTTAAAAGAAAGTTTAACAGAAATTGAAGTTTTAGATTTGAAGACTTTTGAAAGTAATAACAAAGAATTTCTTGATAGAAAGAAATTTGAGGTCGATATACGATTTTATTTCAATAAATATAAAAAAGAAAATAAAAGCTTTGTTGCTGGCTTAATCTACATAGAAAGTTTAAAAGACATTCTTTCCAATTACGGTTATTCGGCCTATACAAAAGCATTTATCAAAGCAATGAATGCAATTAGGAATAGCATCGGCAAAGAAGATACTGTAGCAGTTATAGATAATAATACTTTTGGTATTATTTATGAGGGAAATAGTCCTTTAAAACTAAAAAAACTTAAAGATAGAGTATCTAATGTAGAAATACAAATAGACAAAGTTTTTGAAGTATTAAAGGTGATGGCTTGCGGAACCATGCCAAGAAGTGACGATAAAAATGCTGAAGATTTAATTTCAAGATTATATGGATTGCATTATGAAATATTTTCTTTTAAAAATAGAGATTTTATTTTTGAATGA
- a CDS encoding glycogen/starch synthase, translating to MKVVFASSEIYPFAKTGGLADIAGALPRKIASQGVKVFGFMPLYKTVDINKHGIIKIDASVDVKLNNRVYTFEVYKKIDDATFFFLKNDELFGRDYLYGPPEGDYPDNDIRFGAFSYAVMEFIKRENLNPDLIHVNDWQTALIPVLNYYKYNNHHVRTVITIHNLAYQGICDKFAIERLNLGWDIFHMEALEYYDKVNFLKGGIVFSSAVTTVSPTYAKEITYPEYGYGLDGVLRKYSNKLYGILNGIDYDVWNPETDKHIYENYCVFTIQKKSINKKLFLKEVGLKDEVKPLYIFIGRLAHQKGVDLIMDSIEEMSKMSANFAILGFGDREYNDFFKSIEGKYENIFVKVDYNETLSRKMYAAADFLLMPSLFEPCGLNQMIAMRYGTLVIARETGGLKDTVKDISQPDGYGFLFKNPTKEEFLNALYRAAELYNNKKLFENLQKKVMEIDFSIDSTARKYIKLYESLKYSREG from the coding sequence TTTACCAAGAAAAATTGCCTCGCAAGGTGTTAAAGTGTTTGGATTTATGCCGTTGTATAAAACAGTAGATATAAATAAACATGGAATTATCAAAATAGATGCCTCTGTAGATGTTAAACTAAATAACAGGGTTTACACTTTTGAAGTTTATAAAAAAATAGATGATGCTACATTTTTCTTTCTAAAAAATGATGAACTCTTTGGAAGAGATTATCTATATGGACCACCGGAAGGTGACTATCCAGACAACGATATTAGATTTGGAGCTTTTTCTTATGCTGTTATGGAGTTTATCAAAAGAGAAAATTTAAATCCGGATTTAATTCATGTAAATGATTGGCAAACAGCTTTGATACCCGTTTTAAATTATTACAAATACAACAATCATCATGTTAGAACAGTTATAACAATACATAATCTTGCTTATCAAGGTATTTGTGATAAGTTTGCAATAGAAAGACTTAATCTTGGCTGGGATATATTTCATATGGAAGCCTTAGAGTATTATGATAAAGTGAATTTTTTAAAAGGTGGAATAGTTTTTAGCTCAGCCGTAACAACAGTTAGCCCAACTTATGCAAAAGAAATTACTTATCCGGAATATGGCTATGGACTTGATGGAGTGCTTAGGAAATATTCAAATAAGCTATATGGAATCTTAAATGGAATAGATTATGATGTCTGGAATCCTGAAACGGATAAACATATTTATGAAAATTATTGTGTTTTTACAATTCAAAAAAAGTCTATCAATAAAAAGCTGTTTTTAAAAGAAGTTGGACTTAAAGATGAAGTAAAGCCACTTTATATTTTTATCGGAAGGCTTGCACATCAAAAAGGCGTTGATTTGATTATGGATTCAATAGAAGAAATGTCTAAAATGTCTGCAAACTTTGCTATTTTAGGATTTGGTGATAGAGAATACAATGACTTTTTTAAATCTATAGAAGGAAAATATGAAAATATTTTTGTAAAGGTTGATTATAACGAGACTTTGAGTAGGAAAATGTATGCTGCAGCCGATTTTCTTTTAATGCCATCACTGTTTGAACCCTGCGGTCTTAATCAGATGATAGCAATGAGATACGGAACCTTGGTTATTGCAAGAGAAACAGGAGGTTTGAAAGATACAGTTAAAGATATATCACAGCCGGATGGATATGGATTTTTATTTAAAAATCCAACAAAAGAAGAATTTTTAAATGCACTTTATAGAGCTGCCGAGTTATATAATAATAAAAAATTATTTGAAAATTTACAAAAAAAAGTTATGGAGATAGATTTTTCTATTGATAGCACTGCAAGAAAGTATATAAAGCTATACGAGAGCTTAAAGTATAGTAGAGAGGGTTAA